The window AACCAACCATGATCGTCAAGAATATTGTCCATCactcaatttgaaattcaaatttgattatttcgctaataaaatcgataaattgatcttaagccttaaagatcaagatatcggTTTTACTCCCCTtgaataattattccatctaaagccttatagatagaataaaaattcgtgcGGTTGCGAATTGGATGCTACATTAGAGAATTTCAATCAtgtattggaaaaaaaaaatcaaacaaagagataaaatatcaaaacctcAAACAAGATAAACAAATCTACCTAATAAGTTAAATCTACCTAAAAGATAAACCtatcaaataaagtaaaatagatctatacctaaatttgaattttccaaaaaaaccaATCGGTAGAACGGACCAACGATGGGCACGGCACGGCTCAGCTTTAGGGCAACGGTTGTGGCAATATCTCGGCTTGGCTTGGCACAATTTGTGACGATTTCGATGGGCTAATGTTCGGGACATCAATGTGGCGTCGAGTTAAACATGGAACAGCAACGTTGACGCGGCAAAATCAGCAAGCTTCACCGATATTGGGTTGGGTCGTGATGGACACGATTCAAGCCTGAGGAACTCACGGACACGCCTACACCGATACTGCTCAATCCACTTTGAAGCACACCTCGACACCTGGACGTGGGCAGCAATTGGGACAGCAAACAGTCAACgtttgaagatccaaatatTTGCTGGCGAAGTTGAGGAATTTGCTGTGATGCTCAGCCCTCCTTGATGCGCCCTTGGACTAACGTGGCAGAACAATGGGAACAGCAAATTAGTTGACGTTGGGCGCCCTTCACAGACAAAACACCGGCACCGAGAAGGAGCTGCAGGCACACGTGGAGATCACTGATGTCGATGGAGCCTCCTTTGAACTTCCGAAGGTAAAAGGCACCGAGAAGGAGCTGCAGGCACGTGTGGGGATCACTGATGTCAATTGATCACCGAAAATCAAAGGGCAGCACACGTTCGCCAACGATTCTCCCTCACGatccgtcctctctctctcgattctcAACTTTTCGTCCTCACcagtcatctctctctctctgcaaaccggttgcttttctcttttctttgatcTAGGAAACCGAGAGAGGCCACCACTTTTGCTCTCAAACTTTTTTCGAAATCTCTCAGAATTTTCTCACGTATTTGCTCtccaaaatttcgaaaatcctcCTCTACGTACGGCCGTGTGGATTGATATGTGTGGCCTCCTCAAACAAATTACACGCGAGGTATTATATAGGTCTAAAAAATGTATCTCTAcggtatatattttttcctttttttcttgtaatCCCACTAAATATATCGTTGAAATATATCCACCTTGTGCAATATTCCCCTTTTgtattttcacatattctaccaaaattttcctttttgttcgaaaatgcataaatgtgtgaagaatcgaacggaatatgtgaaaaattttgcattcgccgtcggtccaataaaataaacaaaaatgttcctaaactatatgccatgtgattttatttttcagggataaaattaacccctaatttttaaatgtctaaatgggtcgccaaaatttaggtgtcaacaccagGCTTTGAAGACTGGAACAGCAAAGTAACAAGGGTTAGGTCGGTGTTTTGCCGATGCAAAGCTAATGCATCGATATAAACTACAGGTATCTACATGCAACATCATGGTACTTAACAACATTTAACTCTGCCACAAGCATTTGCTTTTGGTTTTTCGCTGCAATAATCAGTAGCAAAATGAATGACAGCAGGATGGAAAGTTACTGACTAGGAGAATGCTCCTTTTGGTATCTCACCATACTTAAAACTCTAAAATACATGATTTCGGGTAAAATGTAAATAATTGACTGATAAATCTAGTCAGTTTGCCCACTGGCGGTCCAACTGACGAGTAACCAAGCCAGGCAGATCTGCAAGACATGCTAAAGAGACTCTTGGAATTCCTTGTGGCTTCACGATGGGCACTTTAAGTAGGCTTCCAACTAGATGATGCGTAAAGTATCCTTCCTTTCCACCCCTGCAGCATCCAATTACTGTCTTTGAGAATCACCATATCCTTGTGGTAAGCCTCCAGTTTATCTATGTATATCTTCATCATTGCTTTGTCCATGGGACACTGCTTAAACCCGGCCTTGGAGATCCGTGCGTGCCACTGCTTGTAGGTTTCAGGCCTCTCCACTCTCTCCCAGCCTTCACATGCGATGACATTGGTGACTTGCCGCCCATAAAACTGCCTCTCGATGAGCAATCTGTGATTGTTGTCACGGGATACATTGCAGTCGAACATATCATACAGTGCAGAGAAGTGAAAGAGTGCTTGTCGAAACCGTGGAACGAAGAAAGGAGAGTTGAAAGTTCCATTAACAACAGACAGCACAAATATATCTGGTCTCATCTCCCTTATTAGTTTCAAGACAGCATCCCTAGGATTGTTCACGACGACTGTCTCATCAAGTAAACACTTGAACCGGTAAAGGCAGTTTACGGCAAGAACCTCATTTCTGCCAATTTTCAGTTCCTCAACGTTGATAGTTTCCCAATGCTGTGAAACTATGGGATTATACTCGAATGGAACACCAAACTGCTCGCAGTACTTGGCCAAATGACAACCCACTTCCACTATTCTTTGTTCAGGTTTGAAACCCTGTTCAGGAAGCTCTATACCTGTGAGGCGAAGCTTCGGGGGACCGCCAGGCCTCCTCGATAGTAGCTGAATAAGGAGTGGCCACTGGAAACCTAACTTGATGCCAAAGTCTATGATATGCAGTGTCTCTGCTGTCTCAGCTACTTTTAAAATCATGTTATTTGCAAACGAAATCACAATCCTGTTGAAAGGGCAGGCCTTATAATGAGTGTGGTATATTTTTAGGATCTCACCAATTGGCGTCCTCTTTTGACACAAATATTTGGACATGCTTTGAACTGGGGTTCCGGCCAAGCGTGCATCAAGAGCATCTGCAAAGGCGTGGGCCACTCTTTGAGACGCATCCCCAATGGGAGAGGAGTGAAGCCTGATCTGCTGTAGTAGGTCGCTAGCATTCCTGCTGTCGCCAGCAGAGATGGCTTCAGCACAAAGAATGAGGAGATTCCTCAAATCCACCATGTCCTCACTGTTCTTAGCCTTTTTAGCGCGATTCTTGCGACCACTAGAACCCTGCGTATGTGCAACCAGAGACAAGTTTCTGACAGCTGCATTTGACGTTTTACCATCAGTACTTGCGAAGGGCTCTGGCTCCTCGTCACAGAGCAAAATCCTGTCAAACATCTCTGAGACTTCAATCTCTTCCGTCGAAGCTGCTGATTGTTTGTTGAAATTCccttcccttccatcattcttccTTCCCCTCATACCATTAAAAGGGCCTTGCTGCTGCGCCTCCTCATCCATTCCCACTTTTAGCCCACGTTTCTTTATGGCTACAGACATATTGCCATTGTTTGTAGCATCAACACCCGCTGTGTCCCAGGAGAGAAACTTACAAGCTTCCTCAAGCCCTCCTTTGCGCTGCGAGGCTCCAAGGGAATCATACTGAAGAGGAAACTCACTTGTAGGAGTGGCCAAAATCAAGTTTACATAGTTGGCAAGGCCTTTTGGATGGTTTGAGGATGGTCGTGAAGCGTACAAGTCAGTAGACTGATAGAAACAGTCGGTAGAAGGAGAAGCTAGAAATGTAGAGCCTCTGTTCTCTGTGCTGTCCGCAAGTGTCTGTTTTTCCCCAAAGTTGTCTGTGCAACCAATGTTGCTGGTTCCATTGCTATTGCTGCAATCATGGCTTGTTCTCGGAAAAAGAACATCTGTGCTCGGAGCATTTTGGCAAACAAACTCTGAGGTATGATTAGGTAAAGCAGGATGTTTCTCACCGAGAACAATAACCTCATGCAATGATTTCTCAGTTGCCCATAGAACCGATGGATCATAGAGAAAGCAAGGTTTGTCCTCCCTGTTTTCCTCCATAAGCATGCTGCGTATGTACTTGAGGATCTGTTTGGAGAAATCATTGCCATCTGAGTTGGAGGCTCCTTCTCCATCCAAGGTCCCACTGCTACACAAATCAGACAGCTTAGCTTCTGAGTTCATGGTGATAGATGGTGTGAGATTACCGAGGCCTTGATTTGGCGAAAGGAAAGAGCTATCCATGCAGTTTAGATTCAAAGGACGATGCTTAAATTGGTTAGACCCAAAACTATGGTAGCGACACTGATCCATCCACGGAGAAGTGTTGTCACTTCATCAAATTGAGAGCTATTCACAAAATGAGAGAATACAAAAATCTCCGACTCTGAaaccatttttttctcaaatcagATGCGCAACAAAAGTGAGATCATCTGAGTTTTCAATGAGCCATTTCTACTAAGGTAAACAATTCTACTAAGGTAAACAATTCAGAGGTATCGAGGACGGCCTAGGAAAATAAACATGGGAGTATCTGACCTGgtttggaagggaaaaaaaacacagCAGCTGAAAATGCTCATGAATATGTCATCGTATAAATGCAAGCTCAAAGCAAAATCAAGTCAATAGCAGAAGGTAAAAGAACTTGCACACTCGTGGATAGATCAGAAGAAACAAATTCGACTCGAGCCAAAAGAACGAACATAGACAAGACGCAAGTTCTAGGATTTGCAGTTGGCTTGTGTACGGTGGATGAGTTCTCTCTTTAGTATATATACACACGTACAGAGAAAATGAAACGAATAGAGAAGCATGGTCATTGCTTATGTTATTTAGTTTTGTCAATTACTGCCTTGAAGATTCATACATCCCTTCCTATGCAAGCaggtaataaaatattatcgTGTCCAGCTATGTTAGAACTgtatttaatatagtccaaaaacTATAGCAAGATTTAGGATTAACCGTTAAACGTGTGATAATCTCGATCTCTCACTTTGTTGTCTAGTGCATTGCCATCACTTCGTTAAccgatgatgacgatgataatCGTACTTGGATTGCTGTCATTGGTGAATATTAAATTTCTTCTCTTGAAGTGGTAATCTGAATGGATTTTGTGTCGTGACTTCCCTCTGGACTTGTCAGACTTGCTAATTTTCTTTGCTTGGCtactttcttgattttgttttagcGCCTGCCAACAGCAGAACTCATTTTAGAAAGATAACCcccatgtaaaaaaaaaaaaataggcactataataaaaacataatcTTTCGTTCAAATTGGACAACAGCAGAATATACCGCCAGCTTGTCCCAACGAAAAGATACGACAACTCAGAAGCAAATTAGATAAGCTTTCGGAAGATCCCGAGCAATGTAATCTGACATAAGAGACAAAGGCGAGCGGACCACCCCATCCATTCATTTTCAAGAGCGTGCTCGCAAGAATTACGCCTTCCTAAATTATCAATTAATATCACCATACCCTCAGCTTGTTAGTGCTGAAATTCTGCTGTTGGCTTGGTAATTGAGGAGGTGACATCTTATTTTAGTGCAAAATATTACTACAAGATCCTTCAAGAGAGAATTTGTTCAGCATTGAAGGCTACAGATTGAATATCAGCAGGAACAAGGCAGAGAAAAGGCACCGTACGATCGCTGACGTTGACTAACCAGATGCAGATACAATTAACATTGCTACAGAGCCCGTTACCAGAACCATGAACCAGAGTCCACTTTAGGAAGATAAGCAGAGATACTGGAAATCGTAAACATCTTGTTGGAGGGCACCTACCCTCATACAGAGGATTTTTTGTACATTCTGTGCCGATTCCACAATTAATGCTTGACAGGTATCTAACCACACGACTAAGAAGGATGGGCACAAGTTCTTTTGATTCGGGATGATATCTCGTACCAGAAAGCAAAGTGATGTTATAAGTACACTACTATGCTTATAGCTGAAGCAGCAAAAGACCAGAATTATTCTTAAGGTGTATGCAAAGAATCTTCAAATGCAGCGAAAGAGACATTTCATCTCTCTGCCTGCTTATTCTAGGAGTAAAGTTCTGGTCAAGAACGACATTAAATTGATCCCTTTTAGACTAATTGACCAAGCTGCACCATTTATCGCCAGGCATGCATGAAGGAATTCAATTATAAAGATATATCATACACAAAGAGGTATCAAATCTCATAATCTGCTGAATACTGTCTATGAAAGAAGTACATCTCCCTAATGTAATGGTGTGAACCCAGATTCTGCCACTAACTgttagaaaagcaagaagctaTAAAAGTACAGCTGTAATGATTGTGGCTCAACAAGGACCGCCCAATCAATACCTCACCTGCAAGAAAGCCCCATAAATGTTTTCTACTCtagtattgtcaaaaaaaaaaaaaaaagatcacaaGCATCAGCTCCACAAATTCACGCTCTTTTCTGCAAATAAGGATGCCTTCGATGAGTACTGAGTCAGGTCCATCTGCTAGATGACTCTAGAAACAAGCTCATCAAAGTCCTAGGTGGGTACCCAACAAGATGAAGCATGCAGGATTCGGCCCTTCCACCCCTGCAGCATCCAGAGGCCATCTTCATCGACCATGAAATCATCATGGAACTCCCCAACTTAGATCGCAATTTCTTCATAAGTGCTGGGGCCAGTGGCAATTGCTTGAACCCAGCCCTCTTATTGCGAACCTGCCATTGCTTATATGTCTCCGGCCTCTCAACCCTCTCCGTCCCCTCACATGCAATGACATTTATAGCTTCTCGGCCAAAGAACTCTTTCTCATACATCAGTCTCATCCGGTTATACCTCTCTAAATTAGTATCAAATGCATCAAACAATGCAGAGTAGTGAAAGAGAGCCTCACGGAACCTTGTTACAAAGAAGGGGACACTAAAAGATCCATTGACAATGGCCTGCACAAAGAGATGCGGCcttatttttctgattaaatTCAGAACAGAATCCCTGGGATTATTCAAGACAACCGTCTCATCAAGGAGATTTTTAAACCGAAACATGGTATTCACAGCAATGGTCTCGCCCTTCCTTATTTTGAGATCCCCGATTTTGATAGTATCCCATTCCTGAGCAATTCCATTGTACTCAAATGGAACATTGAATTGCTTGCACAACTTTGCCAAGTGGCGTCCTGTCACCTGAACTCTTTCTGCTGGTCGAAAACCACGCTGGGGAAACTTTATCCCTGTAATACGCAGTTTGGGTGGCCCGCCTGTCCTCctggagagaagaaagatgaaaactggCCATTGGAAACCACATAAGATTCCAAAGTCGATAATATGAAGCGTTGTTGCTTTCTCAGCTAAATCCATGATCATATAGTTTGCAAAGACATTTGCCATTTTCTCAAACGGGCAGGCCATACGACAAATGTGGTGTACTTTCAAAATATCGACCGCTGATGTTTTTTTAGACCCTAGAGAAGCATAGATCTGAGAACCAGTGCCTCCTAAGCGTGCCTCGAGGCCATTGGCAAAGTAATGTGCCAACCTCTGAGATCCATCACCAAAAGGGGAAGCATGCTGCCGAATCTGCTTTAGATAGTCATCAGCAGTCCTTCGATCATCAGAAGAGACAGCTTGTGCACAAAGGATCAACAAAGTTCTGAGATCCACCATCTCTGTCACATTGCTGGTTGGGGTTGGTGTGTTATCATGAAACTTCCCACCGTCAGCAGCGTGTGTCCGTCTACTCCGTCGTAAAGATTCATTTACTTCTTTTCCAGAGGATTCATCAGCATTCGAATCTCGACTCCTGCCTTTAATTTTAAAGAGTAGCATTTTATCCATCATCTCGGATAGCTCGGTGTcgatgtcatcaacatacactGCTGTCTGCTTGTTACTCCTCTCATCTTCAAATTCTGAATCCTCCCTCTGGTGGTTCTTCTTTCCCCTAATTCCACTGAGAGGCAAAATGTCACTTTCATCCTCCTCCAAGTTAACCACATTCAGtgatttcttttccttaaaCCATGAGTTCTCACTGCTTTTCTCTGGATCGATAAATAACTGCGTACCTTTGGGAAGAAATTTGCTAGCTTCCTCCATACCTCTCTGGAACTGCAATACCGATTGGCTCCCGGTCAAGAAGTTAGGGAACAAAGGGCCACTCCCTAATGATGCATTTGTCCTATTACCATTACTCAGGAAGCTATTTGGTACAGAAGAGGATGGTTGAACATGAGCATTCACAGTGGACTGAAAAATTAAGTCTCCTATGACAGAAGATCGCCGCATATAATTTCTGCCGTCCCCAAAATTCCCGAGCCATTGATGATCAGCAAAGTTGCTGCCGCTGGTATTCCTAGAAGGCCTGCTCTTAGCATAGTCACTACTGTTTCCTGAATAATTATTGTCCGGCCTCTCCATGAATGGAGGGGAAGGGTTCGCTTCAGACCGGCACGTCTCGCCAAGAGCTTCATGGAGCGACTTCTCAGCCGCCTGGAGAGCCAAAGGGTCATGAGACATAGAGGACTTCTCCTCCATGTCCTCCTCCAAAAGCATTTGATTTATGTACCTGAACACAGTCTCGGAGACGCTATCCTCGGACGGGAAATCCGCCTCCACACTCACGAGCGAAGACGGAGCAGAATCGCAATACCTAGGGTCGGAAGGAAAGAAGGGTTTGTCCACGAAGCCAACATCCCGAGACTGGCCGTCGCGACCGAACCCATTCGCCAAGTTCGCGCGCTGATCCGGAAATGGCAAGAGGGTCTCGTTGTCGAACATTAAGGCGCTCGGGGAGCCGGAGAATCCCGTGACGTGCGGCTCCATAATCATCTGCCGGCGCAATTTGCCCCTCCCCCCCGGGTCAACTGCCACCAGCCCCAACACTGCTTTTTCCTACTCAGAAATCGTCAAGAAAAACTGCCCATTCCTAACCCCCTGTTGAAACCATGATTCacgaaagaaacagaaaaaagcgGATGTCAGAAGAACACACGGGGGGCCGAGCTCAGCTGAAGCGAGCTCAAACCACATCAAAATCAGCTACTAAAACGCGGAATCTTCGGACCATATTGACGACCCGCCATCCTACATTCCCCGGCAGATCAAAAGAACGTAAAGAAACCGCAAGAAGGCACCAAATCAGATCATCAGCCCCGCATAAATtccaaacaagaaaaagaaagaacagcgGACAAAAATCTCGGAGATCTCGTCGTGGAAATGGAAGATGGGAGAAGGCTAACCTCGGCGCCGAAAGACGTAAAGGACTGCGAAGCCGATTTCTGGAGGCCGgcgtctctctctttttcatataagagagagagtgtgttgGAATTTTGTCTCTCCGACGGACGAGACTTCAGCGGCACTCAGGAACAGCTCGCTCGTGCGCCATCTTGCTTGACAAACTTGTAATTCCGTAAGAACGAAAAACCGCGTGGGAGGAAATGAGGActcttgaaaaatcaaaagacaGAAAGTTGACATGGAGTTTTGGACCTATGGAATATGCAGGAGTTGAAAAAGGGGGGCACAGGTGTGGTTGCACCTTCTCCAGTGACTCCACGGAAATTGTATTAAGATACACATCCGGTCAGCAAATAGAGTTGCACAGCGGAAAGagcactctctttctctctctgccgGCCTCCCCTTCTCGCTCTGGCGTCGGCCTCGGGAGAGGAGCTGGTGGGAAGCTCCATAATCTCGGATGCTTGGTTCCGATTGCTGATTGCGTCGAACCCATCTCGGGTTCGTCTCCAAGCTCAGAACCCGCGGTCCCCTCCTGTTATATGCATGCGATATAAGTATGGTAcgtcacaccccaaaaccatcATGAATAGAGGATGACACAGCcataggaaaaattaccaaaaaagtcctaaacctgtTGTAATTGTGCcgattcagttttaaacttttttttttgtccaatttaatcctaaaccttttataattgtgccaatttagtccatccgaccaaaattggccggctggCGCTAACGTGACGCCGGTGGGAGACAGCCCATGgcgaggtaattttttaatatttttttaaattttttttttcgaattttaaatatttttaaatatatatattttttggccttcttctccttcctctggccggACGCCGACCCGAGGTGAGGgccgaggtcggcctcgccgaccaccggcgaggctcgcccgccggccacTAGCGGGCGACGGCCGCCTTGGCCGCGGCgagggcgaggtcgacctcgccggtggccggcaaggccgccgtcgccatcgccacctccgccgcctccccatCCCCTCGATCGTCGGCACGATCTCCCCCTCCGAGCTCAAGCGGCCCTCCCGGCCGTGACCGTCGCCAAAACCCCGTTCCGGCGCCTCGGACCGACAAGGACGAGATCGAGCTCCTCCGCGGGTTCCTCGTCTACACCACGCGCGcggcggggcctcgccctcgctagtggccggcgagggccgagctcgccggatccgggcgaggctcggcctcgcccggccatggcgaggtcgagcctcgccggatctgggcgaggctcggtctcgcccgccatggcgaggtcgagcctgcCGCCGATCTAGCGGCGGGGCGAGCCGCCCgtccgccgtcgccgggcgaggcttgcctccGCCGGTGGtcggcgggcgagctcgcccgtggccggcaaggtcagcctcgccggccctcacctcgGCCGGCGTTCGGCgcaggaaggagaagaaggccaaaaaaaaaaaataaaaataaaaagaattaaaaatatttaaaaattcgaaaaaaaatattaaaaaaattacctcgccggccggccatTTGTCCCCCACCGGCGTCCACGTtagcgccggccggccaattttgaattgacacaattataaaaggtttaggactaaattggacaaaaaaaaaaaaagtttaggactgaattggcacaattgcaataggtttaagactttttggtaattctccccacaGCCATCCTTTGAGTAAGGATGCAGCCTCAAAGTTATCAAAATCTAACTCCTAAAAGTTCCCATACTCATATTGCTCTCGTACTTACTCATGTTAGTCGAGAAAcctgaaaaaattaaaaaatagaggaGTGAACAACCACAACTCGAGTAGTGCATCTCTTCTAAGCAAATCGAGCACACCCATTATACATAATTATAAAACAAAACTACAACACTTTTAACTCAAATCCAAGATATAACAAATATATAGTAAAATAATATGTACACACGCTTTAACATAGctatatttatagcaaaaataatcatttcacaataatatcaaaataaacaTCAATAATCTaatccattgattaatctcattaaTTCACGTGTCAATGATCTATTCCATTGGTAAATTTCATACCTCATATCAACGGTCCAATTCTAACGACTAATCTCAAATCATATACCGATGGTCCATTCTATCGACTAATCTCAAATCACACACgtcaatggtccattccatcgaccaaactcatATCACAGGTCAATGGTCTAGTCCATTGATCAATTCGTTactcaatatcaaaccatgaTCACAATACAACGCCTAGTGACAAGGCAACCAAAATTCCCCATTGGCAAGGTCTCTATCTATTATTAGCTGGTGGCTCAGCCAAAGATATCCTAGAATAGTATGCACATACCCACAAGCTTCTCTGGGCTCATAATGATATTGAGTATCCACATCAATCCAGAACAACACCATCCATAATCCTCAAACTAAATCCAtaaaacattttatatattaCCAAAAGATTTCGCAACTCAACTTATTCGCCAGCAATACATTTTATAAAACATTCTCAAATAATTTTAAGATCcgtttcataaatcaatttcaaattaaatacaTTTCAAAAAGCTTATTACAAATCAATAACTATATAACATTCCATAAATCATCTCAAAGTCGAGCTTTCGTGAAATGATTTCACAAATCCAAAATAtgtaatatttctcaacttcattCATCAAACAGAGTATATATTCATAAGAAGTTTTCACACTATTTTCAAATATTAGAACTTAATAAATGCCAAATCCAACTTTTATGTAGTAAACATGcttattcataactcataatatatcaaatctctatcattttgaaaacatgAGCTTATAAATTCTTAGAAGAAATAGCATCATTCACTTGGGAAAGTCGAAAATCAACCTATGTGGTTACTTAAGCCAACACACTCATATTCCTATTAATAAATCGAAAACGATATTAAAATCGGGTAATATGCTACTCTCCAACTAACGACTCAAGTAAATTATGCTTATTCCTCGATAAAACGACACCTACGCGTTAATAAATTGCTCAACCAAAACAATTACTCAAAGCCGTCCATAGTGAAGCTTGAGCACAAAACTTCATTGTGCCATAATTTTCTCT of the Eucalyptus grandis isolate ANBG69807.140 chromosome 10, ASM1654582v1, whole genome shotgun sequence genome contains:
- the LOC104423854 gene encoding scarecrow-like protein 14, translated to MNSEAKLSDLCSSGTLDGEGASNSDGNDFSKQILKYIRSMLMEENREDKPCFLYDPSVLWATEKSLHEVIVLGEKHPALPNHTSEFVCQNAPSTDVLFPRTSHDCSNSNGTSNIGCTDNFGEKQTLADSTENRGSTFLASPSTDCFYQSTDLYASRPSSNHPKGLANYVNLILATPTSEFPLQYDSLGASQRKGGLEEACKFLSWDTAGVDATNNGNMSVAIKKRGLKVGMDEEAQQQGPFNGMRGRKNDGREGNFNKQSAASTEEIEVSEMFDRILLCDEEPEPFASTDGKTSNAAVRNLSLVAHTQGSSGRKNRAKKAKNSEDMVDLRNLLILCAEAISAGDSRNASDLLQQIRLHSSPIGDASQRVAHAFADALDARLAGTPVQSMSKYLCQKRTPIGEILKIYHTHYKACPFNRIVISFANNMILKVAETAETLHIIDFGIKLGFQWPLLIQLLSRRPGGPPKLRLTGIELPEQGFKPEQRIVEVGCHLAKYCEQFGVPFEYNPIVSQHWETINVEELKIGRNEVLAVNCLYRFKCLLDETVVVNNPRDAVLKLIREMRPDIFVLSVVNGTFNSPFFVPRFRQALFHFSALYDMFDCNVSRDNNHRLLIERQFYGRQVTNVIACEGWERVERPETYKQWHARISKAGFKQCPMDKAMMKIYIDKLEAYHKDMVILKDSNWMLQGWKGRILYASSSWKPT
- the LOC104422485 gene encoding LOW QUALITY PROTEIN: scarecrow-like protein 33 (The sequence of the model RefSeq protein was modified relative to this genomic sequence to represent the inferred CDS: inserted 1 base in 1 codon) — protein: MIMEPHVTGFSGSPSALMFDNETLLPFPDQRANLANGFGRDGQSRDVGFVDKPFFPSDPRYCDSAPSSLVSVEADFPSEDSVSETVFRYINQMLLEEDMEEKSSMSHDPLALQAAEKSLHEALGETCRSEANPSPPFMERPDNNYSGNSSDYAKSRPSRNTSGSNFADHQWLGNFGDGRNYMRRSSVIGDLIFQSTVNAHVQPSSSVPNSFLSNGNRTNASLGSGPLFPNFLTGSQSVLQFQRGMEEASKFLPKGTQLFIDPEKSSENSWFKEKKSLNVVNLEEDESDILPLSGIRGKKNHQREDSEFEDERSNKQTAVYVDDIDTELSEMMDKMLLFKIKGRSRDSNADESSGKEVNESLRRSRRTHAADGGKFHDNTPTPTSNVTEMVDLRTLLILCAQAVSSDDRRTADDYLKQIRQHASPFGDGSQRLAHYFANGLEARLGGTGSQIYASLGSKKTSAVDILKVHHICRMACPFEKMANVFANYMIMDLAEKATTLHIIDFGILCGFQWPVFIFLLSRRTGGPPKLRITGIKFPQRGFRPAERVQVTGRHLAKLCKQFNVPFEYNGIAQEWDTIKIGDLKIRKGETIAVNTMFRFKNLLDETVVLNNPRDSVLNLIRKIRPHLFVQAIVNGSFSVPFFVTRFREALFHYSALFDAFDTNLERYNRMRLMYEKEFFGREAINVIACEGTERVERPETYKQWQVRNKRAGFKQLPLAPALMKKLRSKLXEFHDDFMVDEDGLWMLQGWKGRILHASSCWVPT